The Calliphora vicina chromosome 3, idCalVici1.1, whole genome shotgun sequence genome contains a region encoding:
- the LOC135954686 gene encoding uncharacterized protein LOC135954686, giving the protein MQPLPVRKDAMDKKESCPMYPVGGFIISGDPTPTAMVTGCGESNATVTQASQVITPGQTSLHATGVAGGQSGIPRLAECKKQKAIGGSVTSGEVPLDFSPSTSKAAKALTVKTVKTLASGASGGEATKSLLSGVSHMPTVRSGSVMESSCPEAAPPPANSGSESSLRHKNPARRAATTRRSAIRFIEALGSKKAEELTKEQQASLSWARAHIAGLKSGPPSAESSAVPKRQRSEEDVTIKSQQPGPKRPKAAQRSLAKSFSEIVKDNLVRAVIDRSVNDGSISQSNWDMVKQKLVGVFWKVLKENPGTPPQCDDAGWYQGHVKLMSCVDERSALLLKTAVASLGEVWPGSRLEVVSVSEIPRKPRSIAKIPAEPSSPEEILEILQCCNPQLPTNDWKVVKVTDAEGSSRKAIVVLNKDSLGPLRKTQGKVYYGFGTIILRVYRSDNKDDTSSEDVKPMPSEEDMECNDAAGPIDIEDTNSVSELVGTFFERMDEAVDEDALLNSDQEDADVTVVQIEHGEGDANKPSPL; this is encoded by the coding sequence ATGCAACCTTTACCTGTCCGTAAGGACGCCATGGATAAAAAGGAATCATGCCCCATGTACCCGGTCGGGGGCTTCATAATCTCCGGGGACCCTACTCCCACAGCGATGGTAACGGGCTGTGGTGAGTCGAATGCTACCGTGACCCAGGCTAGTCAGGTGATAACACCGGGCCAGACTAGTCTGCATGCTACTGGTGTCGCAGGAGGTCAATCTGGTATACCCAGATTGGCtgaatgtaaaaaacaaaaagcaattGGTGGTAGTGTCACAAGCGGCGAGGTACCTCTGGACTTCTCTCCAAGTACCTCCAAAGCTGCTAAAGCCCTAACCGTCAAGACGGTTAAAACCCTTGCCTCGGGTGCCTCTGGGGGGGAAGCGACTAAGTCGCTCCTCTCAGGCGTTTCCCATATGCCAACTGTGCGATCAGGGTCTGTGATGGAATCCTCCTGCCCTGAAGCCGCACCACCCCCTGCCAACTCCGGCTCTGAAAGCAGTCTAAGGCATAAAAATCCTGCCAGAAGGGCTGCTACCACCAGGCGTTCCGCCATTCGCTTCATTGAGGCTCTTGGCTCTAAAAAAGCCGAGGAACTCACAAAGGAGCAACAGGCTTCCCTCTCTTGGGCGAGAGCTCACATTGCTGGTCTCAAATCCGGCCCTCCTTCTGCTGAGTCATCAGCGGTGCCTAAACGGCAACGTTCAGAGGAGGACGTGACAATTAAGAGCCAGCAACCGGGTCCGAAAAGGCCTAAAGCGGCACAACGATCTCTAGCTAAGTCCTTTAGCGAGATTGTCAAAGACAATCTCGTTAGGGCGGTTATAGATCGAAGTGTCAATGACGGATCCATATCTCAATCAAATTGGGATATGGTGAAGCAAAAACTGGTAGGGGTGTTTTGGAaagttctcaaagagaacccAGGCACTCCTCCTCAATGCGATGACGCTGGTTGGTACCAGGGTCACGTTAAACTCATGTCTTGTGTGGATGAACGCTCAGCGTTGCTACTCAAGACTGCCGTCGCATCGTTGGGCGAAGTATGGCCGGGATCTAGGCTTGAGGTGGTATCGGTGAGTGAGATACCccgaaagcctaggtccatagCTAAAATACCAGCTGAGCCATCTAGCCCGGAGGAGATCTTGGAGATCCTCCAGTGCTGTAACCCACAGCTTCCAACTAACGACTGGAAAGTTGTCAAGGTTACTGATGCTGAGGGATCTTCCAGAAAGGCGATCGTCGTCCTGAATAAGGACTCCTTGGGGCCGCTAAGGAAGACACAAGGGAAGGTGTACTATGGATTTGGTACGATCATCCTGCGTGTCTACCGTAGCGACAACAAGGACGATACCTCCTCAGAGGATGTAAAACCCATGCCCTCGGAAGAGGACATGGAATGCAATGACGCCGCTGGTCCAATCGACATTGAAGATACCAACTCTGTCTCCGAACTGGTTGGTACCTTCTTTGAACGGATGGACGAGGCGGTGGACGAGGACGCCCTCCTGAATTCTGACCAGGAGGACGCCGACGTCACCGTTGTACAAATTGAGCATGGTGAAGGTGACGCAAATaaaccttcaccactctaa